One window from the genome of Nitrospinota bacterium encodes:
- a CDS encoding metal ABC transporter ATP-binding protein — translation MSYLEIDELTVELDGIRVLDRVSLALEKGEVAAIVGPNGAGKTTLLKAVLGLVPVVSGTVSVAGRKVEPHHRGALPIGYVPQRMEFDRGFPITVAEFAGLRLSAAGPTAFLQHRGETRALVMEALHRVGAGHLAQRLLGRLSGGELQRPLIAFALLGNPEILFLDEPLAGLDISGEETLYQLVDELRRTSPPLTVLMVSHDLQVVYRRASRVFCLNRSIVCSGSPTEVLTDENLRRAYGAMVGFYEHDHPHSEEAVDG, via the coding sequence ATGTCGTACCTGGAGATCGACGAACTCACGGTGGAGCTGGATGGAATCCGCGTGCTGGATCGGGTCTCACTGGCCCTTGAAAAGGGAGAGGTGGCGGCAATCGTCGGGCCCAACGGCGCGGGCAAGACGACACTGTTGAAGGCCGTTCTCGGATTGGTGCCCGTCGTCTCAGGCACGGTGAGCGTTGCTGGCCGAAAGGTCGAGCCGCACCACCGCGGGGCGCTCCCCATCGGATACGTCCCGCAGCGGATGGAGTTCGACCGGGGCTTCCCAATCACGGTGGCCGAATTCGCTGGGCTCCGCCTTTCAGCCGCCGGCCCCACCGCATTCTTGCAGCACCGGGGGGAGACGCGAGCCCTGGTCATGGAGGCCCTCCATCGGGTCGGGGCGGGCCATTTGGCCCAGCGCCTTCTAGGCCGGCTTTCGGGGGGCGAGCTCCAACGACCCCTCATAGCCTTCGCCCTTCTGGGCAACCCTGAGATCCTCTTCCTCGACGAGCCCCTGGCAGGGCTCGACATTTCGGGCGAGGAGACCCTCTACCAGCTCGTCGACGAGCTGCGCCGCACTTCTCCCCCACTGACGGTCCTCATGGTTTCCCACGACCTCCAGGTTGTCTACCGGAGGGCCAGTCGGGTGTTTTGCCTCAATCGCAGCATAGTCTGTTCGGGCTCGCCCACCGAGGTGCTGACCGACGAGAACTTGCGCCGAGCCTACGGCGCAATGGTTGGTTTCTACGAGCATGACCACCCCCATTCAGAGGAGGCCGTTGATGGGTGA
- a CDS encoding redoxin domain-containing protein, producing MKESYNRAVIAVLATMGLFLVLNSPAAPVGVETLQQLGLSPVRGIVLAPDFVLPTLNGGDMSLVEHRGKVVILNFWTTW from the coding sequence ATGAAGGAGAGCTACAATAGGGCGGTGATAGCAGTCTTGGCGACGATGGGCCTTTTTCTCGTTCTCAATAGCCCGGCGGCGCCTGTGGGCGTCGAGACGCTCCAGCAGCTGGGTTTATCGCCCGTCCGGGGCATTGTCTTGGCGCCGGACTTCGTTCTGCCGACTCTCAACGGCGGCGATATGAGTCTGGTCGAGCACCGAGGCAAAGTCGTTATACTTAACTTCTGGACGACCTGGTGA
- a CDS encoding M48 family metalloprotease, with product MRRVFHWVGLAAAGLLVAGCVTNPVSQEREFTLVTESQEIEIGRAAHGEILKQFGQHPDSSLEKYVAGVGVKIASVSHRKHLPYRFTVLDSPILNAFALPGGGIYVTRGLLAALNSEAELAAVLGHEVGHVTARHGAQAATRITGYQLLSGLLGALDTRLAKLKPISDATAGLIFLKYGREAEYEADQIGARYTYDAGYDPRWLGAFLRSLAAQEKGRDVPPEFLSTHPSTPNRIAQVDALAAELTASGTRRLEVGSSPYKQRLEGLIYGPGPLGWVWSGRRLANQAHRISLKPPKGWDVKTERLAFSIQHRRLKGVTAEWRVHEKVSTLRVGRFAEKIEKRLKLEGGKRSPFRLGPLEGIKAIYFGRSQGTDAALIIYYAIDGRAGYTLSAIAPVEFRDKIEPVYDVLARSLLKLRAEEANALPIQRVHLERVRSGEGLAKLVRRVYGNSDHVEAIALLNGVSPEATLTDGSLIKVVLPSPTIRRSE from the coding sequence ATGCGCCGCGTTTTTCACTGGGTCGGGCTGGCTGCGGCCGGGCTCCTGGTGGCTGGCTGTGTCACCAATCCGGTCTCCCAAGAGCGGGAGTTCACGCTGGTGACCGAGTCCCAGGAGATCGAGATCGGCCGGGCGGCCCACGGGGAGATTCTCAAGCAGTTCGGCCAACATCCTGATTCGAGCCTGGAGAAGTACGTAGCCGGAGTGGGAGTGAAAATTGCATCGGTCAGCCACAGAAAGCACCTGCCGTATCGGTTCACCGTGCTCGATAGCCCCATCTTAAACGCCTTCGCCCTGCCGGGGGGCGGCATATACGTGACCCGAGGGCTGCTGGCCGCTCTTAACAGCGAGGCGGAGCTGGCGGCGGTCCTCGGCCATGAGGTCGGCCACGTCACGGCCCGCCACGGCGCCCAGGCCGCCACGCGGATCACGGGATACCAGCTCTTGAGCGGCCTGCTGGGTGCCCTGGACACCCGGCTAGCGAAATTGAAGCCCATAAGCGACGCAACGGCGGGTCTCATCTTCTTAAAGTACGGGCGTGAGGCCGAATATGAGGCCGACCAGATCGGAGCCAGGTATACCTACGATGCCGGTTACGACCCTCGATGGCTCGGGGCCTTCCTCCGAAGCCTCGCCGCCCAGGAAAAGGGTCGGGATGTGCCGCCGGAGTTTCTCTCGACCCACCCATCGACCCCCAATCGTATCGCTCAAGTCGACGCGCTGGCTGCTGAGCTCACCGCCTCAGGCACAAGACGGCTGGAGGTAGGCTCCAGCCCCTATAAGCAGCGCCTGGAGGGGCTCATCTACGGACCGGGGCCTCTTGGCTGGGTCTGGTCGGGAAGGCGGCTGGCCAACCAGGCTCACCGAATCTCCCTCAAGCCCCCCAAGGGGTGGGATGTAAAGACCGAGCGGCTCGCCTTCTCCATCCAGCACCGCCGCCTCAAAGGCGTAACGGCGGAGTGGCGCGTCCACGAGAAGGTGTCGACATTGCGGGTGGGCCGCTTCGCCGAGAAGATCGAGAAGCGCCTCAAGCTGGAAGGTGGGAAACGGTCGCCCTTTCGCCTAGGGCCGCTCGAAGGTATTAAGGCAATCTACTTCGGCCGCAGCCAGGGCACTGATGCGGCCCTCATCATCTACTACGCTATAGACGGGCGGGCCGGGTACACTTTATCGGCCATCGCCCCGGTGGAATTCCGGGACAAGATCGAGCCTGTCTACGACGTGCTGGCCCGCTCCCTGCTGAAACTGAGGGCCGAAGAGGCCAACGCCCTGCCCATCCAGCGGGTCCATCTCGAGCGGGTGCGTTCCGGCGAGGGGCTTGCTAAGCTTGTCCGGCGGGTCTATGGTAACTCTGATCACGTGGAGGCCATCGCCCTCCTGAACGGAGTGTCGCCTGAGGCCACCCTCACCGACGGGAGCCTCATCAAAGTCGTCCTCCCTTCACCTACCATCAGGAGGTCCGAATGA
- a CDS encoding tetratricopeptide repeat protein, with amino-acid sequence MTNPTWLPRKVSAARAARFTKWAAAGLFFCALAAVGAPAAPAQSFDIVAEHNRRAVALVERGDLEGAVTEWREALRVAPENVPIHLNLGIVLMKIGRLDEAEEVLLDAVRLDPRRPKAHLLLGRAYLDQGKTRMAETELTTAQGLDPTDPAIDIALAVLATRRGQWQAAEAHLKRALTFKHNDPTTHAALGDVYQAMGDLSQAEEAYRKALSLDASHQGGKRGLRKLEKERRRAQGSTGILQVEDPVTRIERGRYVVEGQVVNTSERATAKYVTIVCRFLDRAQRTVSEVEAHTEPESLEPGQRGTWRLSVANTPKLSGQFDIEVKAIIEDPEADQALREASARDAGPSGAKRPTFFGGDEVEPGDALKVSVPKPATEEGEPVLRGFVVNVGDHPVASIDIIIRLFDRMSGNLHTQRFARLERQFLRPGERADYSLEWEEGLDFDRFRASMAISWADLPKSEDSPSAALPERPEATSPAPTAPVRLPTHVPEPLPTRPRR; translated from the coding sequence ATGACCAATCCCACATGGCTTCCCCGCAAGGTTTCGGCTGCCCGCGCCGCTCGGTTCACGAAATGGGCGGCCGCCGGTCTTTTCTTCTGCGCCCTCGCAGCCGTCGGAGCCCCTGCAGCCCCTGCCCAGAGCTTCGACATCGTAGCCGAACACAACCGTAGGGCCGTTGCTCTGGTTGAGAGGGGCGATCTCGAAGGGGCGGTGACCGAGTGGCGCGAGGCCCTTCGGGTCGCCCCCGAGAACGTGCCGATCCACCTTAACCTCGGCATCGTCCTGATGAAGATCGGGCGGCTGGACGAAGCCGAGGAGGTCCTTCTCGATGCGGTCCGCCTGGATCCTCGGCGCCCGAAGGCACATCTGCTTCTAGGCCGGGCCTACCTCGATCAGGGCAAGACCAGGATGGCAGAGACGGAGCTCACCACGGCCCAGGGGCTCGATCCCACCGACCCGGCCATAGACATCGCCCTGGCGGTGCTCGCCACTAGGCGGGGCCAGTGGCAAGCCGCCGAGGCCCACCTCAAGCGGGCCCTCACCTTCAAGCATAACGACCCGACCACCCACGCGGCCCTCGGCGACGTCTACCAGGCAATGGGCGACTTATCTCAGGCTGAGGAGGCCTACCGGAAGGCCCTTTCCCTCGACGCCTCTCACCAGGGGGGCAAACGAGGTCTCAGAAAGCTTGAGAAGGAGCGGCGGCGGGCCCAGGGCTCGACCGGCATCCTCCAGGTAGAGGACCCCGTCACCCGCATCGAGAGGGGCCGGTACGTGGTTGAGGGCCAAGTCGTCAACACCTCCGAGCGGGCTACCGCCAAGTATGTAACCATCGTCTGCAGGTTCCTCGACCGGGCTCAGCGCACCGTATCCGAGGTGGAGGCCCACACTGAGCCTGAAAGCCTGGAGCCCGGCCAGCGGGGGACCTGGCGGCTGTCGGTGGCCAACACGCCGAAGCTCTCGGGCCAATTCGACATCGAGGTCAAGGCCATCATCGAGGACCCCGAGGCCGACCAGGCCCTCCGGGAAGCATCCGCACGCGATGCGGGCCCGTCCGGGGCAAAGAGGCCGACCTTCTTCGGAGGCGACGAGGTAGAGCCCGGCGACGCCCTCAAAGTGAGCGTCCCGAAGCCGGCGACCGAGGAGGGCGAGCCCGTCCTCCGCGGATTCGTCGTCAACGTGGGCGACCACCCGGTGGCCTCCATCGATATCATCATCCGGCTCTTCGACCGCATGAGCGGGAACCTCCACACCCAGCGGTTCGCGCGGCTCGAGCGCCAATTCCTAAGGCCCGGCGAGCGGGCCGACTACAGTCTGGAGTGGGAAGAGGGCCTCGATTTCGACCGCTTCCGCGCCAGCATGGCTATAAGCTGGGCCGACCTGCCGAAGAGCGAAGATTCGCCATCAGCCGCCCTCCCGGAGCGGCCTGAGGCCACATCCCCGGCCCCCACGGCCCCCGTCCGGCTACCCACCCACGTCCCCGAGCCGCTGCCCACCAGGCCGAGGCGCTGA
- a CDS encoding metal ABC transporter permease has translation MGEILAYPFMQRALLAAVIIGPLCAFLGVFVILRQMAFFSDAIAHAALTGIALGLLLQIHPMAVLVVFSLLVAAAIVFTSERTTLPQDTVIGVYFSGALAFGVLVLNAMEGYPIDLFAFLFGDILVVGPLDLFIMAALAIGVVAVVMSRLRVFVLLTLSPDLARAEGLPVRLYHYIFVGLLALVVTAGLKIVGVILVSALIVIPAAAARNLAQTFSAMLALSAALGLASSLAGVVTSFHFDTPTGPTIVMVSIAIFAASCLWPQRVARA, from the coding sequence ATGGGTGAGATTCTCGCTTACCCGTTTATGCAGCGGGCGCTCCTTGCCGCTGTAATAATAGGGCCTTTGTGCGCCTTCCTAGGCGTCTTCGTCATCCTTCGCCAGATGGCCTTCTTCTCAGACGCCATCGCCCACGCGGCGCTGACGGGCATAGCGCTTGGCCTGCTGCTACAGATCCACCCAATGGCCGTTCTCGTCGTCTTCTCCCTCCTGGTGGCCGCGGCCATAGTCTTCACATCTGAACGGACGACCCTGCCACAAGACACCGTGATAGGGGTCTACTTCTCTGGAGCGCTGGCCTTCGGGGTGCTCGTGCTAAACGCCATGGAGGGCTACCCGATTGATCTCTTCGCGTTTCTCTTTGGCGACATCTTGGTTGTGGGGCCCCTGGACCTCTTTATCATGGCGGCCCTGGCGATCGGCGTTGTGGCGGTGGTTATGTCCCGCCTGCGCGTCTTCGTGCTTTTGACCCTAAGCCCAGACCTCGCCCGGGCCGAGGGCCTACCGGTGAGGCTCTATCACTATATCTTCGTGGGCCTTCTTGCCCTCGTGGTCACGGCGGGGCTTAAGATCGTGGGCGTTATCCTTGTGAGCGCTCTAATCGTCATCCCGGCCGCTGCTGCTCGGAACCTCGCCCAGACCTTCTCGGCGATGCTGGCGCTGAGCGCCGCCCTCGGGCTGGCTTCAAGCCTTGCCGGCGTAGTCACCTCCTTCCACTTCGACACTCCCACGGGCCCCACCATCGTCATGGTCTCCATCGCCATCTTCGCTGCCTCTTGCCTGTGGCCGCAGCGGGTGGCGCGCGCCTGA
- a CDS encoding zinc ABC transporter substrate-binding protein translates to MKMPLRLVRRGFAALMVVVGLVCLALPAQARAGRLKVLTTIRPLYAFTVQVAGEAATVESLLPPGVGPHNYALRPSDAARLHGADVLVINGLGLETWLEGAVDAVGKPGLIVIDTSVGIKPLPLRVLSARQERRAEAGGHAEGRWDPHIWLDPVRAIRQVENIRDGLARADPASAAVYASNAKEAIGRLEALHGEMMVVTARFRHRELMTFHTAFQYFARRYGLSVVAVVEDAPGKEPTPKFLARLHKLIERHGLRVIYTEPQYRSRVAEVLARDMGLEAAELDPGVTGPLGPEAYEAVMRKNLKVLSRFQSP, encoded by the coding sequence ATGAAAATGCCTCTTAGGCTGGTGCGGCGTGGGTTTGCGGCGCTTATGGTCGTTGTGGGCCTGGTGTGCCTAGCACTGCCCGCGCAGGCTCGAGCGGGCCGCCTCAAGGTGCTCACCACCATTCGCCCCTTGTACGCCTTCACCGTCCAGGTTGCCGGAGAGGCGGCCACGGTGGAAAGCCTCCTCCCGCCGGGGGTGGGTCCACACAACTACGCCTTGCGCCCCTCGGACGCCGCTCGGCTCCATGGGGCTGACGTCCTCGTCATCAACGGTCTGGGGCTTGAGACCTGGCTTGAGGGCGCGGTGGATGCCGTCGGAAAGCCGGGCCTTATCGTCATAGATACCAGCGTTGGCATAAAGCCGTTGCCCCTAAGAGTGCTGAGCGCCCGTCAGGAGAGGCGTGCCGAGGCGGGCGGCCACGCCGAGGGCCGGTGGGACCCGCATATTTGGCTCGACCCCGTGCGGGCAATCCGCCAGGTCGAGAACATCCGGGATGGACTCGCCAGAGCCGACCCTGCCAGCGCGGCCGTCTACGCTTCCAACGCAAAAGAGGCCATCGGGCGGCTCGAGGCGCTCCATGGGGAGATGATGGTCGTGACCGCCCGGTTCCGGCATCGCGAACTTATGACTTTCCATACAGCCTTCCAGTACTTCGCCCGCCGATACGGCCTCAGTGTGGTCGCTGTGGTCGAAGATGCTCCCGGCAAAGAGCCGACGCCGAAGTTCCTTGCCCGCCTCCATAAGCTCATCGAACGCCACGGACTCAGGGTCATCTACACCGAGCCCCAGTACCGTTCTCGGGTTGCCGAGGTGCTGGCCCGGGACATGGGACTTGAGGCAGCCGAGCTCGACCCCGGGGTCACGGGGCCCCTTGGGCCCGAGGCCTACGAGGCGGTCATGCGCAAAAATTTGAAGGTCTTATCCCGTTTTCAGAGCCCTTAG